A section of the Cydia splendana chromosome 1, ilCydSple1.2, whole genome shotgun sequence genome encodes:
- the LOC134796495 gene encoding uncharacterized protein LOC134796495 — protein MWLQFIILSILYAVELFASKNVKLEADIHMDPTFIEFIKQGLDEELELGYFRSQSDGDAPIMEIVKDNALHELLKENLPEITSGGDSILARIHQFEERSQQKGIDSIQAVADHVQKKLNLVEADLIPIVKRTKSDYITMLKKYFSDLAREKPTFEVDKEYIILDMVNVVCMIRVKIEKKLLKKILTLAKDTQDEEKEILIDTIRIFNENDKRHEINFMCSNYKICRTNPAFSDYLFRLLDEVLKLDNRKFQYCLHKISRLLLTKRSFFETVLRDKIIAFLETKLNNMASANINEMRKVVSFLHSIVIRRYKINRTNEKKMQDKAKSAYIILDIVDTAFGIDGNDIYGTHMEKWISLLREWSTNMSNDIIETALQDLIQYIVEAMAYNFSKRAKEEIMALADIIFYEKVEKQNGMEYLLTEGSKFVKGLLHRREPKKLW, from the exons ATGTGGcttcaatttattattttatccatCTTATACG CGGTAGAGCTGTTTGCATCTAAAAATGTCAAATTAGAAGCAGACATACATATGGACCCCACGTTCATTGAATTCATAAAACAAGGCCTTGATGAAGAGCTGGAattaggatattttagaagtcAATCGGACGGCGATGCTCCTATAATGGAGATAGTTAAGGATAATGCTTTACATGAGCTATTAAAGGAAAACTTGCCTGAGATAACGTCTGGGGGTGATTCAATATTAGCGCGTATACACCAATTCGAAGAAAGATCACAGCAGAAAGGAATCGATAGTATCCAAGCTGTTGCTGACCATGTGCAAAAAAAACTTAACTTAGTAGAAGCTGATTTGATTCCTATAGTAAAAAGAACAAAATCCGATTATATTACCATGTTAAAGAAATACTTTTCAGACCTTGCCAGGGAAAAACCTACTTTTGAGGTAGATAAAGAATATATAATTTTAGACATGGTCAATGTTGTTTGTATGATTCGAGTCAAAATTGAGAAAAAACTCTTAAAGAAAATTCTTACTTTGGCTAAAGATACACAAGATGAAGAAAAAGAAATACTGATTGACACGATTAGAATATTTAATGAAAATGATAAACGACACGAAATCAATTTCATGTGTTCGAATTATAAAATTTGCAGGACAAATCCTGCATTTTCAGACTACCTGTTCAGATTGTTAGACGAAGTTTTGAAACTGGACAACAGAAAATTTCAATATTGTCTTCATAAAATTTCACGATTATTACTTACTAAGAGATCATTCTTTGAAACGGTGTTAAGGGATAAAATAATTGCTTTTTTGGAAACAAAATTGAATAATATGGCATCAgcaaatataaatgaaatgagAAAAGTCGTATCATTTTTACATTCTATTGTAATTCGACGGTACAAAATTAATCGTACAAATGAGAAAAAAATGCAAGACAAGGCGAAATCTGCGTATATAATTCTAGACATCGTGGATACTGCATTTGGAATAGATGGCAATGATATATATGGCACTCACATGGAGAAATGGATTTCATTACTCAGAGAATGGTCGACCAATATGAGCAATGATATTATAGAGACAGCATTACAAGATTTAATACAATATATTGTTGAAGCCATGgcttataatttttcaaaacgtGCTAAAGAAGAAATAATGGCATTGGCAGATATAATATTCTATGAAAAAGTTGAAAAACAAAATGGAATGGAATATTTGTTGACTGAAGGCTCAAAGTTTGTCAAAGGATTGCTTCATCGTCGTGAGCCGAAAAAACTTTGGTAA
- the LOC134790821 gene encoding transient receptor potential channel pyrexia-like, with amino-acid sequence MDNFGYREMAWPASSASSARLLSRSRTATSSSFNSRNRDEDFPFNTTYRYLRSLDLVEGSREQGKEYLFVGPSPPAEDMSNMHQSFVILAPDPEAKLTEETIRRGLCERAFTLGAGRFFDDIECGLITADNIEDHICSAPEGVVNLTLLWAAFLSRDDLLPSILNVGADIHFAEPMGLTALHLAAFSGAGRSALFLLSRGADPDFAPKYFAPLHCAAFGNSLEVAEILIANGASLHAVVQRTGCEDNLVHCAVRCNAVECMELFIDKGVDPCFTTSGGFNALHLAAELGSQRCLAFLLKETKIPINGMIKQRDRECTALHLAAARGFSDCVELLLSEGAKATTKNYKGFTALHLAAMCGSLECVELLLRDGNADPNAEDYTQRTPVHASVSNSERSCEIIEMLASWGAQINKKDINGYSPLHTAAKDGLTPCVETLIVLGADVTSKSKKGHTALSVIARKSPKSLVFLRHNLDCGITLSYPKESNEEVQVEFDFGRLLKFSYPREITYLNSLIDEGQKDILLHPLCSAFLFMKWRKIRKFYLARLIFCFLFVSFLSIYVLTAVRKTCKGAFSTKYGVKNELCQPGSILGKILEDNPIQFERWVLMAITAFEILRKLTGITGYSTFWQYFTTFENLMEWFVLLSVFSLYNIHKDYSWQNHVGGYAVLGAWTNLMLMMGQLPMFGDYVAMYQKVLKEFLKLLLAYICLLLGFTICFCVVFPNEEMFANPLMGFISTMAMMVGELNLNILLNAPEGEDPPLVFELSSQIIFILFLMFVTIILMNLLVGIAVHDIQGLRKTAGLSKLVRQTKLILFVEMGMFSCWLPRCLHKYVYRTALVSPEAGKVILSVKALNHREKRLPTDIMMAAYELAQLNKMKTGKSVQEVLYKNKYSSKFKKGHEIVDQNFNIEIKGMQEKIDQTTFNLKKIDQEMRHLNILLMEQQTLLQNLLKNSERATSFTASAAYNDSPVFFSYDPQK; translated from the coding sequence ATGGACAATTTCGGTTACCGCGAGATGGCTTGGCCAGCCTCCAGTGCGTCATCCGCCCGACTTTTGTCTCGATCGCGTACGGCTACTAGTAGTAGCTTCAACTCCAGAAATCGAGATGAAGACTTCCCCTTCAACACTACCTACAGGTACTTACGGAGCCTCGATTTGGTCGAGGGTTCTCGAGAACAAGGAAAAGAATATTTATTCGTCGGACCATCTCCACCCGCCGAAGATATGTCCAATATGCATCAGAGTTTTGTGATTCTAGCACCGGATCCAGAAGCTAAGTTAACCGAAGAAACTATCAGACGGGGCTTGTGCGAACGTGCTTTTACATTGGGAGCTGGAAGGTTCTTTGATGACATCGAATGTGGGTTGATCACGGCAGACAACATTGAAGATCACATTTGTTCTGCTCCGGAAGGGGTAGTCAATTTGACCTTGTTATGGGCGGCATTTTTGTCACGGGATGATTTGCTGCCTTCCATTCTTAATGTTGGAGCGGACATTCACTTTGCAGAACCGATGGGTCTCACAGCCTTACACCTTGCTGCGTTTAGCGGTGCAGGAAGATCAGCTCTATTCTTGCTTTCTCGCGGTGCCGATCCGGACTTCGCTCCTAAATACTTCGCTCCTCTGCACTGCGCTGCATTTGGAAATTCACTGGAAGTGGCTGAAATTTTAATTGCAAACGGCGCTTCTTTGCATGCAGTCGTGCAACGAACTGGTTGTGAAGATAATCTCGTTCACTGTGCAGTACGATGCAATGCTGTCGAATGCATGGAATTGTTTATAGATAAGGGTGTCGATCCATGTTTTACAACATCAGGGGGCTTTAATGCTCTACATTTGGCAGCAGAACTAGGGTCACAACGTTGCCTGGCTTTCTTATTAAAAGAAACTAAGATTCCTATTAACGGAATGATAAAACAGAGAGATAGAGAGTGCACAGCTTTACATCTGGCTGCTGCGAGAGGCTTTTCTGATTGCGTGGAACTACTGTTGTCGGAAGGTGCAAAGGCTactacaaaaaattacaaaggATTCACAGCATTACATCTAGCCGCTATGTGCGGTAGTTTGGAGTGCGTTGAATTGTTACTCAGGGACGGAAACGCTGACCCAAATGCTGAAGATTACACTCAACGTACACCAGTGCACGCTTCAGTCAGTAATTCTGAACGCTCATGTGAAATCATTGAAATGCTCGCAAGTTGGGGCGCACAAATTAATAAGAAAGATATAAACGGATATTCTCCACTTCACACTGCGGCAAAAGATGGCTTAACGCCCTGTGTTGAGACTTTAATAGTCCTTGGGGCAGACGTAACATCGAAATCAAAGAAAGGGCATACAGCATTAAGTGTGATCGCAAGAAAGTCACCTAAATCTTTAGTATTTCTGAGACATAATTTAGATTGTGGGATTACTCTTAGTTATCCCAAAGAAAGTAATGAAGAAGTTCAAGTGGAATTTGATTTCGGTCGCCTTTTGAAGTTTTCTTATCCTCGCGAGATTACATACTTAAATAGTTTGATCGATGAAGGTCAAAAAGATATCTTACTTCATCCTCTATGTTCGGCGTTTTTATTTATGAAGTGGAGGAAGATCAGGAAGTTTTATTTAGCGAGACTCATATTTTGTTTTCTGTTTgtgtcttttttatcaatttatgTACTAACTGCTGTACGTAAAACGTGCAAAGGGGCATTCTCAACAAAATATGGCGTAAAAAATGAGCTTTGTCAACCTGGATCGATTTTGGGGAAAATTTTGGAAGACAACCCGATACAATTTGAGAGATGGGTATTGATGGCAATCACAGCTTTCGAGATATTACGAAAATTAACGGGTATAACTGGTTACTCGACTTTTTGGCAATATTTTACTACGTTTGAGAATTTGATGGAATGGTTTGTCCTACTATCTGTATTTTCACTATATAATATTCACAAAGATTACAGCTGGCAAAACCATGTTGGGGGTTATGCTGTTTTAGGGGCATGGACAAACTTAATGTTAATGATGGGTCAACTCCCGATGTTCGGCGACTACGTCGCTATGTACCAAAAGGTCTTGAAGGAGTTCTTAAAGCTGTTGTTGGCCTATATTTGTTTACTACTCGggtttactatttgcttttgcGTAGTTTTTCCCAACGAAGAGATGTTTGCCAATCCCTTAATGGGTTTTATTAGCACAATGGCAATGATGGTGGgggaactaaatttaaatatccTACTCAATGCCCCTGAAGGAGAAGATCCACCTTTAGTATTTGAATTATCGTCTCAAATAATTTTTATACTGTTCCTTATGTTTGTAACAATTATTCTTATGAATTTGCTCGTCGGTATTGCCGTCCATGATATCCAAGGCCTTAGAAAAACTGCAGGCTTGTCAAAGCTTGTACGGCAAACGAAATTGATCCTTTTTGTCGAAATGGGTATGTTTAGCTGCTGGTTGCCAAGATGTCTTCACAAGTATGTCTATAGAACCGCCCTTGTATCTCCTGAAGCTGGAAAGGTCATATTAAGTGTAAAAGCTCTAAACCACAGAGAAAAACGTTTACCGACAGACATAATGATGGCCGCTTACGAGCTAGCACAattaaacaaaatgaaaacaggAAAATCTGTCCAAGAAGTTTTATACAAAAACAAATATTCCTCAAAGTTCAAAAAAGGGCATGAAATTGTAGATCAAAATTTCAATATAGAGATTAAAGGTATGCAGGAGAAAATAGACCAGACTACATTTAATCTGAAAAAGATCGATCAGGAGATGAGGCATCTAAACATACTATTGATGGAGCAGCAGACATTGTTGCAGAATTTACTGAAAAATTCCGAGCGAGCGACGTCGTTCACGGCTTCTGCAGCATACAATGATTCTCCGGTCTTCTTTTCCTATGATCCTCAAAAATAG